DNA sequence from the Pseudomonadota bacterium genome:
CAGATCGAAGTTCGCCGAGACGATCATCAGGCCGAACAACAGGCCGATGGTCGAGAAGTTGATCGACGCGCCAGCCTGCTCGCGGGTCATGACGCCGGTGGCCAGAAGCGCGATTGCGCCGATCAGCGCGATCGCCGAACGGTCTACCTTCAACCCCGGCAGGCTGCCGAAGATCATGCCGACATAAACGACGACAAAGACGACGATGATGATGGTCATGGTGTTTTCTTTGCGCGCTGTCGCGCGCGGCCCCTCACCCCCGCCCTCTCCCTCAAGGGGAGAGGGGGCTTCGCGTTTCCCTCTCCCCGGCGAGGGAGAGGGATGTGGAGGCTTGGGTGCGGCAGCGTCACGGAGTCCGATCGACCCACATCGAACGATGTGGGTCGTGAATCGGCCTCCGATTTGTAGATAAGAGCGAGGTCAAGGATTGGCCTAGCTCGGGCCGAAGCTGGGTGAGGGGGGCTGCGCCGACATTCGAACCGCACCGCCCTCACACCTTGCCGTCTTTTTCGGCGACCTCGGCTGCGTGATACTGCTTCTTGATCGCGTCCAGGTCGACGCTTGGCGCCGGAATCTTCGGATCCATCGCATCAAGCGTCTTCACGATGATCTCCGAGACCGCCAGATTGCGGAACCACTTGTGGTTGGCGGGAATGACGTACCAGGGCGCGTGCTCGGTGCTGCACTTGCTCAAGGCTTCTTCGTACGCCGTCTGATAGTCCGTCCAATAGCTGCGTTCCCTATAGTCGGCGTCGCTGATCTTCCAGTTGCGCGCGGGGTCGTCGATACGTTGTTTGAAGCGGCGCAGCTGCTCGTCCTCGCTGATGTGCAGGAAGAACTTGACGACATGGGTGCCGTTGTCGACCAGCAGCTGCTCGAAGTCGTTGATCAGATCGTAGCGTTTTGACCATACCGATTTCGGCACGAGGTCATGGACGCGCACCACCAGCACGTCCTCATAGTGCGAGCGGTTGAAGATCGCGACCTCGCCCTTGGCCGGTGCCGCCTTGTGGATGCGCCACAGGAAGTCATGGGCCAGTTCTTGAGCGCTCGGCTGTTTGAAGCCATAGGCGCGGCAGCCTTGCGGGTTCATCGCGCTCAGCACGTGATTGACGGTGCCGTCCTTGCCCGCGGCGTCCAGCGCCTGCAGGCAGATCAGCAGCGAGCGTTTTTCCTCGGCATAGAGACGGAACTGGAGATCACGCAGCTTGTCGCGATAGGCCTCGATCTCCGGCGTCGCCTCTTCGTGTGACTCGTGGCTGTCCTTGTAGCCGGCGTCGATCTTGCCGAGATCGACCTTGCTGCCCGGCTTGACGATGAACTGTTTGGCGTAGTCCATGGTTGTCTCCGGTCAGGGTTGCGCGTTCGGGTGAAGCGGCTGGCTGACTGTCTCCAGATGTTTGCTGCGGTGGCGCGCCCGGTTCTCAAGCAGCCGGTAGAGGCCGAGCTTTGCGACGTCCAGGATGAACATCCAGACGATGACATAGGCCCAGACCAGCGCGATCACCGTCCACGGCAGGGCCGGCATCAACCAACCGAAACCGCACATCAAGACGGCGAAGACCTGGGTGCCGAAGATGGCGCCGAACAGCGTCATGCTGGGCAAAGGTGGCGACAGGAAGAATCCCTTGGTGCGCGTCACGAACAGCATCAGGTGCCCGCCCGCGACCAACTGAAGAAACACGGCCGTCTGCAGATGCGCCTGATCCATCGGTATCCACGCCTGCAGATCGGCGTCGTTCATCCACGCCATGCCGATCAGCAGCAGGCCGAAACTCTGGGCGACGGCAAGGATGCCCATGACCGATGAACACAGGAGGACGCGGCGTATCTCCCAGCGCACCGGTTTCTTGTCGATGCGCGTGTTGTCATACGCGATTGTCATGATCGGGATGTCGTCAAGCAGCGCCAGCGCGATGATCATGACGGCGGTCAGCGGGCGGAAGTCGAAGAAGATCGTCGCCAGCACGACCACGAACATGATGTCGATGGTCATGGCGATCCGATAGATCGTGTAGCTCATGATGCGCTCAAAGATCTGCCGCGCTTCCTCGATCGCCGTGATGATGACGGAGAGACCCGGTGCGGTCAGGATCAGCGCCGCCGCCGCGCGAGCTGCGTCGGTCGCGCCACTGACCGCGATGCCGCAATCGGCCTGTTTCAACGCCGGCGCGTCGTTCACGCCGTCACCGGTCATCGCGACGATATGGCCGCGGCGCTGTAGTGCCTTGACGATGCCGTACTTGTGCTCGGGGAAGACGCGCGCGAACCCCTCGGCTTTCTCGATCGCTTCGGCCGTCTGGTCCGACACGTGGTCGGGGTCGCTGCCTTCCTTGAACAGATCGTTGGCGGCCTGGATGTGTGTTCCCATGCCCAACTGCCCGGCGATCTCGCTGGCGATGGCGACATCGTCGCCGGTTACCATCTTGACCTCCAGGCCGTGCTCTTGCGCTTGACGGATCGTTTCCTTCGAATCATCGCGCGGCGGGTCAAAGAGCGGCAGGATGCCCAGGAACGTCCAGGTCGAACCGCCGTCCTTCGACGATGCCACGCCCAAGGCGCGATAGCCCTTTGCTGCCATGGCGTCGACCGCGTGCTGAGCTTTCTCCTCGGTCGCCTTGTCCAGTTTCGCCATGGCGGTGATTACCTGAGGCGCGCCCTTGGTGACCATTTCCTTGTTGCCTCCGGCATCGGTCACCGTCGCCTGCGTTCTCTTGTGCACGGGATCGAACGGTGTGAAGTCGGTCTGGGTGTAGCCGGACAAGGTCGACGGGTCCTTGACGCCGGCGATAACCGCTAGGTCGATGGCGTCGTCATTCTCCTTCTTCGACGCCAAGGCGCCGGCCAGGACGCAGGCCTCCGGCGTCGCATCGCCGAACACCACAGGGTCGCCCAGGGTCAGCTGGTTCTTGGTCAGCGTTCCCGTCTTGTCGGAACACAGGATGTCGACACCGGCCATCTCCTCGATGCCTTCCAGGCGCGAGACGATAGCTTTCCTTTTCGACAGCGCCAGCGCGCCCAGCGCCATGGTGACCGACAGCACGGCCGGCATGGCGACGGGGATCGAGGCGATGACCAGGATAAGCACGAACTGCAGGATCTTGACCGCATCGCTCCAGTGCCAGGCGTCCTGCACTACGATGTCGCGGTAGAGTTCGAAGCCGATCAAGAGGATGCTCAGTCCGATCGCCATGACGATCAGAAAGTCGCCGATGCGCATCACCGCCTGTTGCGAATGCGACTTGGCGCCCGCGCCGGCGACCAGCTTGGCTGTGCGGCCGAAGAACGTGTTGGACCCGGTGCCCGTCACGACGGCGATCATTTCGCCCTGTTTGGCGATGCTGCCGGAATAGGCGCTCTCGCCGACCTTTTTGTTGACCGGCAGGGACTCGCCGGTCAGTGCCGACTGGTCGATGCTGATATAGTCGCCGTCGACCAGCGCGACATCGGCGGGCACGATCTCGCCCAGGCGCAGGCGCACCACGTCGCCGGGCACCAGATCCGCCGCGTCGATGGTCGACCACGCGCCGTCGCGCTCGACATGGGCTTTCGGCGCCAGGCCCTTCTTCAGCGCGGCAAGCGCGTTGGCCGCCTTGCGTTCCTGCCAGAACCCGATGCCGGCGTTATAGATCAGCAGCACCATGATGATGGCGAAGTCGATCCAGTGCTGCACCACAAGTGAGAGCAGGGCGGCGACCTCGATCATCCAGGGGATGGGTCCCCAGAAGTAGCCAAGCAGCTTCTTCAAGAGACTCTCTTCCTTGGCGGTGATCGCGTTGGGGCCGTATTGGGCGAGCCGCTTCTGCGCCTCGTCGCTGGTCAGGCCCTTCTTCGACGCCGCCCACTGTTTAAGCGCGTCTTCCGTCGCCTTTGACGTCTTCTCCGCCATGATAGCTACCCCTCGCTCCCCGCGCGGCACTGCCCCCTGGCAACCATACTACTGGCCTCTATCGATGGTTGAAACGCTGCTGTGCCGGCCTTGATTGGCCACCGGCGGTCGAGCACTATGCGGCGTGGTCGAATTCTTTCCCGCTTCGGGCCCTCTGGTTCTGCTTATTCTGGCCGCGATTGCGATCGCGATAGCCATTCGCGTGATCATGTCGCGGCCGACAACTGGCGTCGGGCTGGCGTGGTTGATCCTGGTCGCCGCCGTCCCCCTCATTGGCGCGATAGTATATCTGCTGATCGGCGAGCGGCGTGTTGGCATGCGACGTGGCCGCAAGATCGCGGCGCTGCGTCTGGACTATGCCAAGCTTAGTCAGGCTGCCATCGGCGATGGCTTGACCGACATCGACTGGTCGCGTCATCCTCCGGCCGCCGAACGGCTCGACCGGCTGGGCCGCCACACCGCCGGCAGCCCCACGGTGCGCGGCAGCCAGTTCAAGCTCTACGCCAACACCGAAGAGATCCTGCAGACGATCGCGCGCGATATCGACGACGCGGCGACCAGCGTCCTGCTCGAGTTCTACATTTGGCAGGAAGGTGGCGCGGCCGACCTGGTCTTTGACGCGCTGCTGCGCGCGGCCAAGCGCGGCGTCGTCTGCCGTGTCCTCGTTGACTCGATCGGCGGCCGACCCTGGCTGTCAGGTGTGCAACCGGCGCAACTGCGCGAGGCCGGTATCGACGTCCTGCCCGCCCTGCCGGTCGGTCCGCTGCGCGCGTTTTTCAGCCGCACCGATCTTCGTCTTCATCGCAAGATCGTCGTTGTCGACGGCCGCGTGGCGTGGACCGGCAGCATGAACCTGGTCGATCCGCGCCTTTTCAAGCAGGACGAGGGCGTCGGCCAATGGGTTGACGCCATGGTGCGGCTCGATGGCGCGGCGGCTCCGTTGCTGGGCGCGACCATGATCGGCGACTGGGCGTTGGAAAGCAGCGAGTCGATCTATGAGATCATCGAGCACGCGCAGC
Encoded proteins:
- a CDS encoding polyphosphate kinase 2 family protein → MDYAKQFIVKPGSKVDLGKIDAGYKDSHESHEEATPEIEAYRDKLRDLQFRLYAEEKRSLLICLQALDAAGKDGTVNHVLSAMNPQGCRAYGFKQPSAQELAHDFLWRIHKAAPAKGEVAIFNRSHYEDVLVVRVHDLVPKSVWSKRYDLINDFEQLLVDNGTHVVKFFLHISEDEQLRRFKQRIDDPARNWKISDADYRERSYWTDYQTAYEEALSKCSTEHAPWYVIPANHKWFRNLAVSEIIVKTLDAMDPKIPAPSVDLDAIKKQYHAAEVAEKDGKV
- a CDS encoding plasma-membrane proton-efflux P-type ATPase — encoded protein: MAEKTSKATEDALKQWAASKKGLTSDEAQKRLAQYGPNAITAKEESLLKKLLGYFWGPIPWMIEVAALLSLVVQHWIDFAIIMVLLIYNAGIGFWQERKAANALAALKKGLAPKAHVERDGAWSTIDAADLVPGDVVRLRLGEIVPADVALVDGDYISIDQSALTGESLPVNKKVGESAYSGSIAKQGEMIAVVTGTGSNTFFGRTAKLVAGAGAKSHSQQAVMRIGDFLIVMAIGLSILLIGFELYRDIVVQDAWHWSDAVKILQFVLILVIASIPVAMPAVLSVTMALGALALSKRKAIVSRLEGIEEMAGVDILCSDKTGTLTKNQLTLGDPVVFGDATPEACVLAGALASKKENDDAIDLAVIAGVKDPSTLSGYTQTDFTPFDPVHKRTQATVTDAGGNKEMVTKGAPQVITAMAKLDKATEEKAQHAVDAMAAKGYRALGVASSKDGGSTWTFLGILPLFDPPRDDSKETIRQAQEHGLEVKMVTGDDVAIASEIAGQLGMGTHIQAANDLFKEGSDPDHVSDQTAEAIEKAEGFARVFPEHKYGIVKALQRRGHIVAMTGDGVNDAPALKQADCGIAVSGATDAARAAAALILTAPGLSVIITAIEEARQIFERIMSYTIYRIAMTIDIMFVVVLATIFFDFRPLTAVMIIALALLDDIPIMTIAYDNTRIDKKPVRWEIRRVLLCSSVMGILAVAQSFGLLLIGMAWMNDADLQAWIPMDQAHLQTAVFLQLVAGGHLMLFVTRTKGFFLSPPLPSMTLFGAIFGTQVFAVLMCGFGWLMPALPWTVIALVWAYVIVWMFILDVAKLGLYRLLENRARHRSKHLETVSQPLHPNAQP
- the cls gene encoding cardiolipin synthase, which translates into the protein MVEFFPASGPLVLLILAAIAIAIAIRVIMSRPTTGVGLAWLILVAAVPLIGAIVYLLIGERRVGMRRGRKIAALRLDYAKLSQAAIGDGLTDIDWSRHPPAAERLDRLGRHTAGSPTVRGSQFKLYANTEEILQTIARDIDDAATSVLLEFYIWQEGGAADLVFDALLRAAKRGVVCRVLVDSIGGRPWLSGVQPAQLREAGIDVLPALPVGPLRAFFSRTDLRLHRKIVVVDGRVAWTGSMNLVDPRLFKQDEGVGQWVDAMVRLDGAAAPLLGATMIGDWALESSESIYEIIEHAQLKLVEPNGPTDVQVVASGPVESKDGLLQMLLALINAAHHRLVLTTPYLIPDPPMLLALRGAAGRGVKVTLIVPEVVDSFWARHASRSYYDDLLEMGVEIRLFRDGLLHTKSIMADGTMSMFGTANFDYRSLWLNYEVALFIYGAEFAEQLGALQESYIAASDKLDQVEWAKRSVGQQLVENTLRLASPLL